The DNA window AGCAGGCCATCAATAGTAGGCTCCTGCCCGCGGAAACGGACGTAAGCGTCCATACCCTCATAAAGGGAGTTCTTGGCGTGAACGTATTCACGGAAGCGTGCTGCCAGTTCAGGATTGAACAGGTCGCCGCTTTCTTTGAATGCATAGAAGGCATCGGCATCCAATACACCAGCCCAGAGGTATACATAGTAACCTGCGGCATAGCCCGTGCCATGGATGTGACCGAAGTTGGTAGTGCGGTAACGGGGAACGATCTCATCGATAAGACCAATACGATCCATGCTGGCCTTTTCAAAAGCATTCACATCGATGTCGCCGCTGTGGTCAGCTGTGTGCCAGTCCATATCGAGGATAGCAGCAGCAGTGTATTCCACATTGATGAAGCCCTGGTTAAAATGCTGGGCATTTCTCAGCTTCTGGATCAGTTCATCGGGCATCGGCTCGTTGGTTTCGTAATGACGGGCATATTCCTTAAGGACTTCAGGCTCGCCAGCCCAGTTTTCCATCACCTGTGAAGGCAACTCTACAAAGTCGCGCGGCACGCTGCGTGAGGTGCGGTCATATTGGCCATCAGCGAAGAAGTTGTGCAATGCATGCCCGAACTCATGGAAATAGGTTTCCACTTCATCCCAGCTCAGCAAAGCAGGTTTGTCGCCTGAGGGGCTGGAGAAGTTCATCACCATAGTGACCACAGGCGCAATGCGTTCGCCATCTTTATAGCTGCCCCTGCGGAAAGTACCGCACCAGGCGCCGCTGCGCTTGCTAGGCCGTGGATGGGGGTCGATGTAAAGCACTGCCAGGTGACTTCCGTCCTGATCTTTTACTTCAAAGGTTTCCACTTCCTCATGATAAACAGGTAGGTCCTCACGTTGGATGAACTCCAGGCCATAGAGCTGGTTGGCCACATAAAATACTCCGTCGCGAACATTGTCGATGGGCAAATAAGCCCTCAGTTCTTCCTCGTTCAGATCGTACTTTTCCTTGCGGACTTTCTCGGCATAATACCACCAGTCCCAGGATTCCAGTTCGAAATCGTCGCCTTCATGGTCAATAATGGCCTGCATGTCATCGCGTTCTTCCTTGGCGCGTTCCAGGGCAGGTTCCCAGACCTGGTAAAGGAAATTATAAACATTCTCAGGGGTTTCTGCCATGTTGATGTCGACGGCATATTGGGCATAGTTGTCAAAACCCAGGATTTTAGAGGCCTGCTGGCGCAGTTTCATCAGTTCGGCAAAAAGGGCCTTGTTGTCGTTTTCATTGTCGTTATTGCCACGCATGAAATATGCTGTGTAGATCTTTTCGCGCAGGTCGCGGCGCTCAGAGAAGGTCACGAAAGGAATCCAGCTGGGCTTGGAGAGGTCAAACATCCATGTGCCTGCCTGTCCTTCCCTTTCAGCTAATGCAGCAGCCCCATTGATCACATCCTGGGGCAGACCAGCCAGGTCTGCTTCGTCTTCAATGATCAATTTAAAACCATTGTTCTCTTTTAATGAATTTTCACTCAGTTGCAGGGAAATCATGCTCATACGCTCGTTCAGCTTCTTGAGCTCTTCACGCTGCGCTTCGGGCAGGGCGGCTCCACCGCGTTCGAAATCCTGATAGATCTTCTCAACCAGGCGCATATCCTCCAGATCAAGCTCAAGGGTTTCACGCTTATCATAAACGGCCTTGATGCGGCCAAAGAGGTCCTGGTTCATCCGGATCTCATTGCTGTGAGCCGTCAGCATAGGCGTGGTCTCACGGGCAATCTCCTGCAGCCTGTCGTTGGTGTTGGCACCACGGAGACCGCCAAACACGGCACCTACCTTACTCATCAACTCACCGGCCTGATCGTAGGCCACAATGGTGTTCTCGAAGGTAGGCTCCTCAGGATTGTTTATGATGGCATCAATCTCGGCTTTGTGTTGCTCAATAGCTTCCTCATAAGCCGGAAGGAAGTCCTCATTGTCGATCTGATCAAAAGGTGGTACCCCAAAAGGAGTATCCCACTCTGCAAAGAATGGATTCTCAACAGGTTTGGTTTGCTCTTTACAGCCTGACATAAGCATAAGGGCAGGAATTAATACTAAAAAAAACTTTCTCATGTGTTTTACGTTTTGGATTCTTTAAGGTTAATGGAAAAATATAATAGAATTATCGTCAGTTTAAATGAATCTTTAATTGCTGAATTTCAATGGTTAAGCATTGCAAAGATAGATTTTTTCTTTTACTCTGAATACAGCTTGCCGATATTCTTATTAAAAAGCAATAGTAAACCTATCACGATGCCCCACTGCAACAGCACCGTCATCAGGCTGAAGGTGTTGAGGGGGTTAAACCATTCGCCTGGTGCAAATTCTGTGATGGTCAGCCAAAGCCACCAGGAAAGCAGGATGACCCCAGCTGCCGGGACAAAGAATCGGATCAGGTATTCCCATCCCTTGCTCAGCGGCCAATCGCCGGGTGCCGTTTCTGTTTCCGCCCTCAGTTTGGCCAAGCCATATTTTGCCAGGAAAAGGGCAATGAATACCCCCGAAACCATTAGTCCCAGGCCCCAGACAAAGTCCTGATTGCTTAAAATATCAAGGCTCATGGCCGAAGGAATGCCCAGCAGGTAAACCACCACGGCCACAATCAACACCGCCTGCTTCCTCTTGATTCCCCTGTCAACCAGTGTCCTGGAAGCCAGCTCTAGCATGGAGATCAGCGAAGAAAATCCGGCAAAGGCCAGGCCGAGAAAGAAGAAGATGGACAGCAGCTTGCCGGCCCCCATCCGGGCAAAGAGTTGTGGCAACCAGATAAAGGTAAGCCCTGTGCTTGCCGGGCCGCTGGTCTGCATGACTCCCAGCACTTCGCTGTCGCTGTAACCATAGCCGTGCTGTAATACCGAGAAGACGGTTCCGAAGATCATGATGGCCATAATCAGCGAAATGAAGTTGTTGCCTAAACCGGTGATGAAGGCATTCTTCACCGTGCCGTGCCTGGCGTGCATGTAAGCAGCATAGGCAATAAACAGTCCCCAACCTGCACCTGTATCCCAGGCATTCTGCGTGAGTGCCTGCAGCCAAACTCCCGGGGTACTCAACTGCGACCAGTCCACACGGAAAAGATAAGCGATCCCCTTTCCAGAACCGGGCAGGGTTATGGCACGTATCACCGCAGCGAGAATGATCAGGATCAGCACCGGGATCAGGACTTTATTCACCCTT is part of the Bacteroides sp. genome and encodes:
- a CDS encoding M3 family metallopeptidase, giving the protein MRKFFLVLIPALMLMSGCKEQTKPVENPFFAEWDTPFGVPPFDQIDNEDFLPAYEEAIEQHKAEIDAIINNPEEPTFENTIVAYDQAGELMSKVGAVFGGLRGANTNDRLQEIARETTPMLTAHSNEIRMNQDLFGRIKAVYDKRETLELDLEDMRLVEKIYQDFERGGAALPEAQREELKKLNERMSMISLQLSENSLKENNGFKLIIEDEADLAGLPQDVINGAAALAEREGQAGTWMFDLSKPSWIPFVTFSERRDLREKIYTAYFMRGNNDNENDNKALFAELMKLRQQASKILGFDNYAQYAVDINMAETPENVYNFLYQVWEPALERAKEERDDMQAIIDHEGDDFELESWDWWYYAEKVRKEKYDLNEEELRAYLPIDNVRDGVFYVANQLYGLEFIQREDLPVYHEEVETFEVKDQDGSHLAVLYIDPHPRPSKRSGAWCGTFRRGSYKDGERIAPVVTMVMNFSSPSGDKPALLSWDEVETYFHEFGHALHNFFADGQYDRTSRSVPRDFVELPSQVMENWAGEPEVLKEYARHYETNEPMPDELIQKLRNAQHFNQGFINVEYTAAAILDMDWHTADHSGDIDVNAFEKASMDRIGLIDEIVPRYRTTNFGHIHGTGYAAGYYVYLWAGVLDADAFYAFKESGDLFNPELAARFREYVHAKNSLYEGMDAYVRFRGQEPTIDGLLKQRGLD
- a CDS encoding sodium-dependent transporter, whose protein sequence is MPADSSVQQRFSSRAGLLLSALGIAVGTGNIWRFPRIAAQNGGDEGAGALILAWVIFLFLWSVPLIIAEYVIGRKYRFGVVGSFVKGMGKRYAWMGAFVVFVATAIAFFYAVIVGWAMFYFFQMLFFPLPGNTAEATMVWDSFQNSLWPFVLHFAAVVIGAWAIFKGVRSIERVNKVLIPVLILIILAAVIRAITLPGSGKGIAYLFRVDWSQLSTPGVWLQALTQNAWDTGAGWGLFIAYAAYMHARHGTVKNAFITGLGNNFISLIMAIMIFGTVFSVLQHGYGYSDSEVLGVMQTSGPASTGLTFIWLPQLFARMGAGKLLSIFFFLGLAFAGFSSLISMLELASRTLVDRGIKRKQAVLIVAVVVYLLGIPSAMSLDILSNQDFVWGLGLMVSGVFIALFLAKYGLAKLRAETETAPGDWPLSKGWEYLIRFFVPAAGVILLSWWLWLTITEFAPGEWFNPLNTFSLMTVLLQWGIVIGLLLLFNKNIGKLYSE